gcaccattagatattatcgggggggctacggagtttgggtcaggcataaattttttttttttgccgccgaaatttttttttttcgctgcctttggaagcaaaatttttttttaatgttacacagctgggtaggggaaaattttttttttttgctcatcagtgaggcaaaattattttttttactcagtgaggcaaatttttttttttactcatcagtgaggcaaaacttttttttcctagctcccccgataatatctaatggtgcatccctaacagTTAACAAAATTCATACTAGTAGTTTGCCTGATACCCAAGAGGTTACTAAATCATTTTTGACAGGGATTTGTGGCTCCAGCTTCCCAACCTTTGCTCATTTCCAGAGGTAATTTTACCTAAAAGAGGGACAGGGACCTAACTAAGgattttccaaaaatagggaCCAATATATATTTAAGGATTGAGGATGAAAGTAGTAAAAGTATGTATGTTTTTCACGCGTAGAATGGGCCCGAAGTATAGAACCAGTTATTAAATGTTGCTATAAAGCGTGCAATTTAATTAATTCTGAAGTTCAAGTTTAAATGTCTGGAAATATGCACAACAAGATGTGACATGTATACATGTTGTAACTTAAATTCAATTTACAACTCAAGAACCTTTAATAGTCAGAATCAATTTGCAGATTGGTGTCAAAATTTTAACCCTAATATGGCCAGggagatgtcattttcttcggaagggaggtcatgaatatgttgctgactggagtcaatttttatgactccCTTATCGTGGActgaaaattttatgacccccctaccaCCCACACAGACTCCATTATTGGAACTAAGATACAAAGTTCACAAAAAATTTGATTGCAAGTGCAAAGAAAGGGCATGGAGCACAcaaaaaatttgatttgattttacatTTTGATTGTAAGTTAAAAGAATGTGCACGTAGCGTGCAAAAAATTTGAGTCACCTgcccttaataattttataacccccctatttttggtgtaaaatatTATTCAAGACCCActattccgaagaaaatgacagccccttagcTGCATAAGTTTTGGCACATGTTTTAATCAAATCCCATATTTCATCCTTACAGTTTACTTTGAAACATATGGCTGTCAGATGAATGTTAACGACACAGAAATTGCATGGTCTATATTGCAGAAAAATGGGTTTCTTAAAGTTAACGATATAGCAAATGTAAGTATGGTACAGTTAGTGCAATGTAAGTATATGGTAcagttagggctcatattgaaattcccttacacaggaaggtgtgcgccatcctgcagctttcctatgctagccttcatttgttaaaatcctgtgtgattataacactgcaattagccacttaaatttaAGGAGcacgctttcctgggttgtgcgatgagccatagtcagtttgttttcttcccattcatcatggaccacttcaaaaggcagggtgtatcactgatgcatataatccatctttataatccgttttatgaccgagctttcctgaggcacgggcttagcgaggggaatcctgccttctttctgtgtgaaagcgtggtagggtatttcaatatgagcccttagtgcAATaactagttccaataattggaactcacggctccGACTGTGACGTTCAAAATTTGTAGCTACTACAACTAGTGCAATAACAAGTTGTTCTTGACCACGTCAATCTTCATAAATTAAAATGATCTAAGAAATAATTATTgtgcttgtcaaaaccaaaattgaTTTTACTCACTGTTTGATATTTCGTCCATCACATCAGAAATGATCagctgatccactttcccaggagcCTGTTTTGTGGTTACAAGTATTTCTTTCCAGTCTTCAGAAGTAGTTTAAAATCATACATATGGAAAGAAGTCACAAAATTGGTGCTGTATTTTTGTGGAATCAGGAGTAACCGTACATGAAATTTGAGATTAGTTTTAAATGAAGTGGGTAGATGTACACGTTGAGTGAAAACACAGACTCAATTTGGCTAAAAGATGAGTTAAATGCATTAGTGCAATCAtcatacaaatttgtttcattaGCATAATCAGTGCAATTATCATACTTGTTGGGTACCGGTAATGATATGAAAATTATAACAAAGTCTCTGTAAATTGAATTGTTTTTGTTTGCATCACACCCAGGCTGATGTAGTGCTGGTTGTAACTTGTTCAATACGAGAAAATGCAGAGAAGAAAATATGGAATAGATTGGAGCAGTTACAGCATCTCAAGAACAGAAGGCCTAAAAATAAAACACCCTTGAAAATTGGCTTGCTTGGTGAGTAGGATTAAATGGATGCATGCAGCGGATCAATTTTAATGTAGCAGGTGGAACGTTCAACAGTTTCATCAGTGATTTGTGTTTTAATGTCCCTGCCGAATGCATTCGAGGTGGGGACTATGGACTGTGTGTATGAATGTGTGACAAAAATGTCAACCCTCATGTGGCTATTTCCTCTTTAACCTCTTAGCTGCTGGTAATTCTCTTGCCTGCTAGAGGTCAACtagcaaataaaaacaaatttgtgttttttttagCCATAATCCTAGTAGAATGACAAGTAATTTGTGATAGTATATATAGAGTTTGCAGGGTTAGAATTTTGGCAAGAATCCAAGGATCAATTCTCGTTAAgattctcgcaaacttttgtagtttagaCAGAAGTTGATTGGCAAGAATGGAATGATTCCCACAAATTTTACTCTGCAAGAATCAGGATTGATTCCTGCACAGTGAAATGAAATTCAGACCCTGAATTTGTAAGTGGCTTCAGTGGGCATTGGACTTTGTTGGCCAAAAATATGAACCCCTCTGACAAAGCTCCCAATTAAAAAGAGTCAAGATGTAGCAAGAAATAAAACAGAGTGTTCTATATTCATCTATTTtgtataaattgtattttgtatgaattcCACAGGTTGCATGGCAGAGCGTCTCAAGAGAAAGATAGTGGAGCGAAGCAAGATAGTAGATGTAGTTGCTGGTCCCGATGCATACAGGGACCTTCCCAGATTACTCTCAGAGACAGACTCAGGCCAAGCAGCGATAAATGTCATTTTATCCATGGATGAGACATATGCTGATGTGATCCCTGTGAGGCTTAATCAGGAAGCCAAGTCTGCTTTTGTGTAAGTAAGCCATTGCATGAGAAGTGTttaaagtgaccgcttatggatttgaatttcaaccagcctaatcattaaacccgtggccgagtggttaaggcacaggtctcataaacctgaggtcctgggttcgattcccaggcgggatcactttttctacttgtctcctttattatttgcgacggcaaacctggtgaaaaaattatgtttattcatGAGGAGTGTTGATCAGGGGTATCATTCATTACTCAAACATATGGGTTTGGAACatcataacaatacatgtgtCAAAAACAGATGCACCTCAAGTCCTTCTATATGGTGGCACACTAGTAAATGTAAAATACTGTCAATTGATATGGTACGCCAGGGACATTATTTGATGCTGTGGAATCGTTAATGTATACACATTATGACGGTACACAATCAAAAAATACACTAGTCATTTGCAAGGAAAACTTGCAATACTTTGTTTCTTTTTCGGTTTTGTTAAAAATTACATTTATGAGCAGAAATGCTATATTTATGCTTAATCTATCTTGCGCACATTATTATATGGGGAAAAAATGCCCATCTGAAAACATGAAATAGGatatgaaaaattataatttaGGGACAGGTCATTTGATTCAACAGAGCTAACTTATTTACCTTTTCCCTCATTATCTCCCTCAGAACATGTAGAAACCTTTAAAACAGATGTTATGAACAGATGAAATTCATTCTTCCTTTCAATCACACTGATGAGAATAATTGTGCAaatcaaatgtttatatatctttCTATGAAATGGTTCAGTAAGTTCATGAAATGGTAACAGTAAAcagaaatttcaaatttcatttaaatcagatgtAAGTTTCAAACCACTGGGGATAGGTGAAAGGCAACTGGGTGAAAGGAAAATGTTATTTAGGGAAATCAGTACATGTATCATGGTTATTTCCTTCATTATTCCCCTCAGGTCCATCATGAGAGGCTGTGACAACATGTGCAGTTACTGTATCGTACCATTCACCCGTGGAAGAGAACGAAGTCGACCAATCTCATCCATCCTAGAAGAGGTCAGGTCACTCTCAGGTCAAGGGGTCAAAGAGGTCACACTACTGGGTCAAAATGTCAACAGCTACCGTGATACATCAGAAAGCTCCTATTATGGGTTTGGTGTTAGTGATGTCGTAGATGAAGCCACATCTATGGCTAGAGGGTTTAATACAATCTACAAGAGCAAGAAAGGAGGATTGAGGTTCTCTTATCTGCTGAAGAAAGTTTCTGAAATTGACCCAGAGATGAGGATAAGATTTACTTCACCACACCCGAAGGACTTCCCAGATGAGGTGAGTGCTATGTTTGTGACTACACAGGTGTTTCAAAATGACAAACCTGTACCAATGCATGCCATAAATGCAAGATAATAAAGATCAAGGCCCACTTCTACAACCCACAATCATACACATATTATGCATCCTGTTGAGTGGCAGATGATCATGCTATATTACTTGGAGGAGAGGGGGATTGACGAAGCACAAAATTTGAttataaaaatgcatttgtatgtgtgtattgtatacctcaaaTGCCTGCATTAGTATCCAGTTCAACCACAGTTTATCAGTGGCCTAAATGGTGAAGGCATCCCTATCGATAAGCACCAGaggaaaatgcaattgcagtatTTTTGGGTGTAATTGcactttttcaacaaattttttcacaaaagtttttaaaaagattgaacagtcagggacacatttaATTGGCATGCAGTGTTAGCTGTTCAacagaagcaaaagtaattaaaatgataACTatatccagctttgaaaaaaaatgaatttttaaattatttgtttaGCTCTTTCTTTCTTATAAAGGTATAGTATTATTTCCCACTCTACTCACTATTCATGTGCATCGTGGCTTAAAAAAGTCTCCCAACAAATTTTGTGCCAGATTGCAGAGTTTATAGCGGAAATCAAAGAGATGAGACTTATAGCCTTTGTTCAGAAAATAGCACGAAAACTGTCCTATGTATgagtactaatcattttgatatgatatgattttattaacctgcacaacatcgcggccaaacggccgaattgcattatacaagaaacacaacaaatattatgaaagaaaccaattacacataaatataaagcaaaaaaaataagaaaaaaggcaACTTGTCATGGAAAAACAGcagagagatgcaaaagggcacaatgTGAAGCCACCAGCACGCAAGCTACTACTGCTTATTCAACAGATTAATACAGTAGGGAATGGGGCTTTCGGCAAATCTTCTTGTGCGCGCACGCAATTTGGAGATATGGGCTGCATTTCTCAGCTGTCTTCCATggacttcacttctactaggAGGGAGCAACATGTTGGTACACTCTGATTTAGCATTTTGACACCATCTGTGTGTAATGTTTATCTAAACTGagtatgaacaaattttaatatgTACCTAGAGCAGCCAGCTCACATtaatattgaaaaacaaaaaccctATCTGTAGATTTCAATCTTCTGCTCTTCTCCAATGTGCCTCTGTTACTCAGTTGGTTAGAGTGTCATactagtaatacgaaggtcgttggttcgaatccggccagatgcactgggttttttttgccaacatttatgtgtgctggctgctctgggtacaGATTgaaactaagtataataatttctaAACTGAGGATGTTATATTCTATTGAAAGTGCTGAATGAATAGTATGGAATTGTTTCAAATGTCCTGGGTAACCTATAGTGAAAATGAGCAAAAATATGACGAAACTTCTGTCAAGTCTGTTGTTTCACTAATCCTGATTGTTGATATGATCTAATTTGTATCAATTATCGTAGTTTTACACACCATTGATGACATCATGTGTTTTGACCTGTAATAAAttacaggtcaaaggttatctttgccAGTTGAAAGATCGTTCCAGTTGCATTAATAATTGTTATATTGTATATAGGTTATATCAAGTTCTGTCAGTGAGGAGATTGGTGAAGAATAAGGcattatcaattaaaaatgtttgtttgcattTTACATTGTTTAATTGTGTGTAAATCAATGGTGTGGATTTAACGTAGGTTTACAAAAAACATACGAAAGAACATCTTTCTTGTGACAGCGTAATTAGTAATTCTGAGCAGGTTGGAgtgattttaaaactttttctcACACTGTGGTCTGTTAGTTAAGTTTTTTTTTGCTCGTTTGTTTGCTTCATTGAAATCAGAGTTAATCAGAGTTGTATTTGTTTGTTACAGGTGCTACATATGATTAAAGAGAGACCAAATATCTGTAATCAGCTTCACCTCCCAGCTCAAAGCGGCAATAGTGATGTCCTGCACAGAATGAGAAGAGGGTAAGGATTTGGGCAATTGTAACGTTTTGTATTCAAGATTtctacagtggcgtagatttatttttgacatgggggtaTTTTGactgaagtatagtgaatccagctccttttggcaacagaataagtttatggtacaaatgcgtgcgaagcgagCGAACAATTTTGCCAtaatgaagctaaactgatgaaatatacaGGCATCATCAttagggggatgattgtatggaccatcccccatggcaaaatattgggggggatttatccctccATGCCCCCGGGATATACGCCTATGGATATCTGTGAAGATGTTGACATTTGTGATGTATTAGATGGATCAAGACACATACATTTGGTTACAGGGGATCTAAACAGAAGATATGACAAGAGTTTACAATGTTTAAGTTGTGAAATGGATGTTACCAAACACCTGTTTAAATCTTTTGATATTGTTGCGATTCATTCTGCAAGATGAGACTAGTTTTATTGGCTTGCATTTAGGGATAACTTTTAAAGATGCAATATATTGCAGTGGTTATTTCCATCATATGTGACAAGTAAGCTGCAGATTCGATACTGCACTTGAATATTCAAGTGTACAAATTTTTCTTTCCTTCCAAGTTgacaaagaaatgaaaaaaaaaattatgcttCACTGCCATTAAACCAAGTCTCTACAGACCAATTATCAAAGACATTTACAGCATCAAAATATAACTGATGTTCTGTATGTTGACCCAAGATTCCAAATCATATTTCCCCATACTTCTTGATTTACGCATTTTGCCAAGTGCAGCAGGGACATCAGAGCAACTTTCATTGTGCATTACTTCAAATCATCCACATTCACTAGAAGTGCTAGCCTACTCACACATACATAAAAAACAAACTTCATAGATGCATGTGataaacagctgcctcaacgtatAGACATCACTGACTGCACTAGTCAAAAGAAATAAAGTAATAAAGATAATAAGTTCTTGTAAACAAATTCAGAAAAGTAGTGGTGATTTTGGATGACTTGATTCTTGAGTTTACTGATTTGATCATAAGTCATTTTTCTTGGCCAAAGGTCCAGGTTCAAATTCTGATATCTCATTCTCTTCAGGTGCAGCTTAGTTCAGCTatagtccgaagttttccgttttacggaaaacggaaaaaaatcacggaatcggaggtaaaacacagaaaatggcatttttgtatGACATGACAAAAATTTTTAAAAGatgagagaaataaatgttaaaaacaatgtgtcaatttttatgataaaaaaatactgtttaataataccaaaataaaggtattataccaaggcatgaaccccctatccatccaaacatcgtaacagtcgtCCTATTTTCgtaagaatattccaatcagagcatattgatcgatcaatgatcgcgatattgaacactttattgtgacattaatatcattcataatcattgtttatacattataagctttattcataaaacatggatttacatattttacaacacagattacaacacagaaaatggattttagaaaacggtaaacttcggactctataaTAAGATATATTTTTGTGCTTATACCTCGGGTACACTCGTGAAGCATACATTGAGCTGGTAGATCATGTACAGAGGATATTACCAGATGTGTCTCTAAGTAGTGACTTCATCACAGGGTTCTGTGGAGAGACAGAAGCTGAACACCAGGGTACATTGTCATTATTACAGCTTATATCTTATTATATTACAACAGGTACACTCGTGAAGCATACATTGAGCTGGTAGATCATGTACAGAGGATATTACCAGATGTGTCTCTAAGTAGTGACTTCATCACAGGGTTCTGTGGAGAGACAGAAGCTGAGCATCAGGATACATTGTCATTGCTAAGGCTGATCAAATACAACTATGCATTTCTCTTTGCTTATAGTATGAGACAGGTAAGCTAAAAATatagagagggaggg
Above is a window of Amphiura filiformis chromosome 7, Afil_fr2py, whole genome shotgun sequence DNA encoding:
- the LOC140156213 gene encoding mitochondrial tRNA methylthiotransferase CDK5RAP1-like; the encoded protein is MPHQDNLFSQGQETDLDSIPYLNADISDGRNRNVYFETYGCQMNVNDTEIAWSILQKNGFLKVNDIANADVVLVVTCSIRENAEKKIWNRLEQLQHLKNRRPKNKTPLKIGLLGCMAERLKRKIVERSKIVDVVAGPDAYRDLPRLLSETDSGQAAINVILSMDETYADVIPVRLNQEAKSAFVSIMRGCDNMCSYCIVPFTRGRERSRPISSILEEVRSLSGQGVKEVTLLGQNVNSYRDTSESSYYGFGVSDVVDEATSMARGFNTIYKSKKGGLRFSYLLKKVSEIDPEMRIRFTSPHPKDFPDEVLHMIKERPNICNQLHLPAQSGNSDVLHRMRRGYTREAYIELVDHVQRILPDVSLSSDFITGFCGETEAEHQDTLSLLRLIKYNYAFLFAYSMRQKTHAYHKMKDDVPEEVKQRRLQEIISISRIGMAEMNAKQIGTQQLVLIEGKSKKSVTALAGRNDGNIRVIIPGDPIAVEVGSKVTRPMQPGDYVVVKVTDSTSQVLKGLPLYHSTLQGYHSKENGIR